The segment GATTGCGGTGCTGATCAATCGTGCGGTCAGTTCCCGATGGCGACGACGTGCGCCTTATCTGCCGATGCTGTTCCTTGTGATTGCTGCCACCCTGCTTTGCGGTTTTTCCGGGCTTGATCCGGATGCCTCGCCCAAGATGCTGACCGCGCACAGTTTCCTTCTGCTTGGTATCGTTGTTCTGGTAGCGATCATGCCTTTGACGCTGGTTGAGGCGGGGATAATGGTCTCGCCCATACTCGTCCTGCTGGTTTTTGGGGCGCAGGGGCCGGTTGCCAGTGGCTATGTTCCGGTTGAAATGATCCTGTCGGTTCTGCTGCCGCTTGCGGTAATGGCGGCATCGGTGCAGCTTTACCGTACGATTGTTGCCGCCCAGGAAATCGCGATTGATCCGCTGACAGGCGTTTATACCCGTGCCTTTGGCATGGAAATGCTGCGACTGAATTTTGAAACCGCCTATCGGAAACGCAGTCCGCTGACCGTGGCCTTTGTCGATCTTGATGATTTTAAAAAGATCAATGACCAGTTTGGTCATGATTACGGTGATCGTATTCTTGAGGAAGCCGGGCGCAATCTGGCGCAACGGTTCCGTCGTGCCGATCTGGTGATCCGCTGGGGTGGCGAGGAATTCCTTGTTATTCTGCCGGATCTCACGCTGGATCGTGCGAACGATGTCATGCATCGCGTCATGTCACCCGGTCTGGCTGCTCTTGCCAATGGCATGACGCAGCAGGCCAGCTACGGCCTTGCCGAACGGATCGAAGACGCCATTTCACAGCCGCATAACCTGATCGATCTGGCGGATCAGCGGATGTATGACGCCAAAAAACGTCATGACCGCGAACAGATCGTTGCTGATGGCCTGTCGGGCCGCAAGGTGGCAAAGCCGGTATCGGTCAAATCATCGGTCCGGGCGGATGGCAAGATCGTCAATCAGACCCTGAACTAGGCCTGTTTCCGAAATCAATCATCCTGCCTTTTTGCCGGTCACACGTTCTGTGGCCGTTTTTTATGCCGTATCGAAGCGAATCCCGTTTTTGTCGGGCCGGTTCGGCCAATATGTTTTCCAATGTATTTTTCCGCGTCAACGCTCCTGAAACCGTGAAACTGAGAGTTTCTGCGGGTTTTGAGCATATTCTCATGGCGGGAATCGAAGGGGGAATTTTCGAATTTATCGATGGAATCGCAGGTTTTCTGTCATTCCCTTGCATTCTGATTCGCTGTAAGTCGCCAAATTTTCACAAATGAACCGGCATCGGGAATGGGGGCAATGCTGAAAAAGTGACCTCAGATGGGCGGGATTCAGTTCGAAAAAGTGTCAGTTTGGTGAAATTTTGATCAAAAAAAGTGCATTTATTTTTTTGATAAAAAAATAGTCAAAAACGTGTTGCGTCCGCGCGATCTAATGGGTAATGTCTATTTGTGCGCTGCGGTAGGACGCAGTGCATTCCGGCGAGCGACTTGTCGCTCGTTTCTTGGACGTTTCCTCCCTAGACTTGGGCCGCTGTCACAGGCGGCCTTCTTTTTTGCCTGAATTCCAAAGATTTGCGGGGATTTCAGGGAGCAGGAATTTTCACCGAAAATATCATCATGCCGCCTACGCGGAATTGTGCAGTGCAAATCGCGCATTGGTTAAAGGCCGGTGCTGATCTTTTTCGGGATGGGGATTTCCTGCCTGATTGGTACTCGGCAATCCAAAAGAAAAGGCACTGTCTGTCTAACCAGTGCCTTTGGTGGTTTGTCGTGCGATAGGGCGCATTGTGTCGGATTATTTTTCCCGTCCCGGATCGTGTTCCGGGAAGTTGCCGTCACCGTCGCCAAGGCCGCGCTGCATGATCACGCTATCGACCCAGCGGCCAAGTTTGAAGCCTGCCGATTGCAATGTGCCTGCCACCCGAAAGCCAAGGCGTGCGTGCAACCCGATAGAGGCCACGTTGGCGCTGTCGCCGATCACGGCGACCATCTGGCGATAGCCAAGGGCGGTACAGCGTCTGATCAGCTGGGACAGAAGCGCGCGACCGGCACCCTTGCCGACGACATCGGGCGCGATATAGATCGTGTCTTCGACCGTAAAACGATACGCCGGACGCGGGCGATAGGCGCCGGCATAGGCAAAACCCTCGACCCGGCCGTCGATTTCGGCAACGAGATAGGGCAGGCCGCGTTCGCGGACATGCTGCCAGCGCGATGTCAGTTCGGCGATTTCAGGCGCGCGTTCTTCGAACGAGGCCAGGCCATGCAGGACATGGTGGCCGTAAATCTCGGTGATGCGGCCAAAATCTTCTGGCTCGGCATCCCGGATCACAAGATCCTCGAGGGAGGCGTCGCCATTTGGCATCGGTTTGCCCGATGGTGAGGAAGAAACGGGGCTGGTGGTCATCAGAAGGGATTCCCGTCAAGATCGTGGAAGCACGATATCAGATGCGTCATCTGTTCGCGCAGGGTGTCAAATCCGCGATGGGGCGTGATCGTGTCCTCGTCCATGTAAAGCGAGCGTGAAAGCTCGATCTGCAGGCTGTGCACATGGTCTTCCGGTTGCCCGTAATGGCGCGTGCAGAACCCGCCTGCATATGGATCATTGTGCGACGGGGTAAAGCCCAGATCGCGGACACGATCTTCGACAAAGCGCGTCAAAGACGGATGGCAGGAACTTCCATAGCAATCGCCCAGAACCAGATCAACGCGGTTTTTGCTGCTGTCGACAGAATCCCCGGGCATCGAATGGCAATCAATCAGGATGCAATAGCCAAACTGGTCACGCGTTGCATCAATCAGCTTGCGAAGCGCACTGTGATAGGGATGGTAATAGGTATCGATCCGGTGCATCGCCTCGGCGACCGGCAGGCGCGCCTTGTATATCTCGATCCCGCCACTGACGACGCGCGGGATTGATCCCAACCCCGAAAGGGCCCGCATCGAATGAATATCCGCATCCGAAGGCAGGGGGCCATCAAACATGCGCGGGTCAAGCTCCAGCGCCCCGCGATTGACATCGACAAAGGCACGCGGAAATGTCGCGCACAGCATCGGTGCGCCAAGCTTGGGCGCGCTGGCAAAAAGCTGATCGACAAAGGCATCCTCGGATGCACGGAGCGCAAACGAGTCAATACGGGCAATCTCGATCAATTCCTGCGGATAATGGCGCCCGGAATGGGGCGATGCAAACACCACCGGCAGGGTTTGCCGGGATGGCAGGATGACGGTTGCCGGTCCACTGCCGGTAAGATCCGATGGCAACTGGTTCATTGTCGTTTGTTATATCTTCCCTAAACTGGATGATGATCATAGCAACAGCGATCCATCCCGTCCCCCATAGATGAAGATTTTTTGTCAAAAAACCAATTGAGGGGTTGCACCTTTTTCTGCCTTGGGCTAAATACCGCCTCGCCGTCACAAACGGCGCTGGCCAAGCCTTCCGCTTTGAAGGCCGGTCAGATGAAAGATGGGTTAGAGGGCCTATAGCTCAGTTGGTTAGAGCGTTCGCTTGACATGCGAGAGGTCACAAGTTCGAAGTCTTGTTAGGCCCACCATCTTTCCCCAAATACAGGGGCCTATAGCTCAGTTGGTTAGAGCGTTCGCTTGACATGCGAGAGGTCACAAGTTCGAGTCTTGTTAGGCCCACCATTTCCTCCCCGCCGGTTTCCGAGCGGGGCTTTGTGTTTCTGGCCCAAAGAAACCCGTCATCCTCCAAGGTTATCAAGACTTCCGGCGTGTCACGACGGCGGCGTATATTTCCCGCTTGAAGTTGGTTGTGTTATGTGTTGAATGCATTCAATCGAGCGTTTTGTTCCGGTCTGATGCCCTGTCATCGGGTCGGGCGATCTGGTGGAGGCCTTCCATGATCATGTCTTTTGAAACCGTCCTTGGCCTTCTTGCCGGATCACTGACCACGATTGCCTTCCTGCCGCAGGTTATACGTACCTGGCGCACGCGCTCGACGGCTGATATCTCGCTTGTGATGTTTCTGATCCTGTGCACGGGGATCGCGCTTTGGCTGGTTTATGGCCTGATCCGTGGTGACTGGCCGGTGATCATTGCCAACGGTTTTACCCTTGTGCTGGCCTCGACCATCCTGTTTTTCAAGCTTCGCCACGGATAACCGGGCCTTCCGGTTCTATCGCATTGCCGCGATGCTTTTGCGAAAGCGCATGGCGCTAAAGGCGAAGAACAGGGCGGCGATCACGAAGACGATCAGGAATTCCTGCCAGACAACATCGATCCCGGCATCGCGATACAGGATCGCCTGTGCAAAGCTGACAAAGTGGCTGGACGGGACGAATTGCATGATGTTCTGAAGCGTTTCAGGCATGCTTTCAAGCGGCGTATTCCCGCCCGACAACATCCGCATTGGCAAAACGACAAGGATAAATAGGAGCCCGAATTGCGGCATTGATTTTGTCATGGTCGCAAGGAAAATGCCAAGGGCGGTGGCAAAAAACAGATACAGCATCGTCCCTGCCAGGAATAACAGTTTGGAGCCGATAATAGGCACGCCAAGCATCAGTTCGACGACGAAAAACAGCGATAGCGCGCTTGCGATCAGAATCACAAGTCCGTTGGCCCAGACCTTTGCCAGCATGATTTCAAACGGATCAAGCGGCATCACCAGCAGATGTTCAATCGTGCCATGTTCGCGTTCACGAATAAGGGCGGCACCGGACAGGATGATCGAGAGCATGGTGATGTTGTTGATGATCTCCATCGCGCTGGTGAACCATGAACTGGTCGCGTTTTCGTTATAGGCATAACGCGTGACAAGCTGTGTCGGTGGTTCGTGGCTGGCCGCGACATAGGCCGAAACACCACCCATGAAGGTCTGGATTTCCTGGGCAATGATGTTGCTGACATAACCTTGGCCGATCCCGGCCTGCATCATCGCGGTAGCATCGATATTAAGCTGTATTTCCGGTTGATGACCGGCAATCAGGTCTTTTTCAAAATCGGGCGGGATCACCAGCAGAAAGGTATATTCGCCGCTATCCATGGCGGCGTCGATGTCGCCTTCGCTGATTTCCGCCGGTCTCTTGAAAAACGGCTGCAGGAACGCATCACCGATCTGGCGGGACAGTTTGGATTTGTCCAGATCGGCAATCGCGATTGATGCGTTTTTAAGGTCATGGGAAAAGCCGGTCGCAGCATTGTAAATCGCAAATGAAAACGCCCAGCAGATCAGGATTAGCAACACGACATCGCGACGGAGGCTGAAAAGCTCCTTGATGCCGAGGCGATAGATATTTTCAATCCGTTTGCCAAACATCGATTTTACGCCTCCTGCTTTTTAAGCAGCAGCATTGAAAGGGCGGTCAATGCCGGGAAGAAAATCACCAGCGTCAGGATTTGGGGATAGAGTTCGGCAAAACCAAGCGCCTTGGTAAAGACCCCGACACTGATCGACATGAAATGCGATGTCGGCATGATGGTCGACAGCACGGCGGGCGCACCGTCAAGTGACGAAATCGGCTGCATCATCCCCGAAAACATGACCGATGGCACCATGGTTGCGATCGCGGTTCCAAACAACGCGGCGATCTGCGTTTGGGTAAAGGACGAAATCAAAAGCCCAAGCCCGGTCGTGGCAATCACAAACAGGAAGGCCCCGACAACAAGGGTAAGCGGATTGCCCCGCATCGGTACGTCGAACCAGAATAGCGCCATCACGACCATCAGAACGAAATTGATCAGGCCCAGCCCGACATAGGGCAATTGTTTGCCAATCAGGAATTCGATCCGCGTGACGGGGGTGACATAAAGGTTGGTGATTGATCCCAATTCCTTTTCGCGCACGACGCCGACCGCCATCAGAACGGCAGGAATGAACATCAGCAACAGTGCAATCACCGATGGCACCATGGCGTAGATGCTTTTGAAATCCTGATTATAGCGATAGCGGGTTTCGATACTGACCGGCAGGGTTTGAACCGGCAAACCGGTATTGCGCATGCTGCGTTCGTTCAGATATTTGCTGTGAATGCCTTCGACATAGCCATGGATGGTTTCGGCGCGAAACGGCATGGTGCCATCGATGGTGGCGGCGACTTCGGGACTGCGTCCGGCTTCAAGGTCACGGCCAAAACCGGGTGGGATTTCAATCGCCAGTGCAATGTCACCCGACAGCAATCTTTGTTCAAGTTCGTCATTGCTGTTTAACGGTGGCTGTTCACTGAAATATCGGGACCCTGCAAGGTTTTCAAGATAGGTGCGGCTGGTTTCGGTCCTGTCGCGATCCAGCACGGCATAGGTCAGGTTTTCGACATCAAACGTGATGCCATACCCAAAAACCGGCATCAGGATCGCCGTACCCAGCAAGGCAAACATCAACCGGATCGGATCGCGGATCAGTTCCATGGTTTCACGCAGAGAATAGGCCCAAAGCCGACGCAGGCTGAAAAACGATGCCTTGGCCGGTTTCCATTTCGTCGTTCCATTTTCGCCATCGCCTTGCATCGCCGATGCATCCGGGGCGGGGGCGTTATCGTCAATGCCGCTGGCTTCTTCCAGATGGCTGATAAAGGCTTCTTCAAGCGTGTCACAACCGCGTTTCTGCGTGATTTCAGCCGGGGTGTCGCTGATTAGAACCTTGCCCGCATGCATCAGCGATATGCGATCGCAGCGTTCCGCCTCGTTCATGAAATGGGTAGAGATGAAAATCGTCACCCCCTGATCGCGGGAAAGCTCCACCAGCAATTGCCAGAATCCATCACGTGCGACCGGATCAACGCCCGATGTCGGTTCATCAAGTATCAGGATTTCCGGGCTGTGAATGATCGCAACCGCCAGCGATAAACGTTGCCGCACACCAAGCGGCAGGCTTTCGGCCAGATCATCGTGATATTCGGTCAGGCCGAACCGTTCGGAAAGCTCGTCAATTCGGGGCTTTATCCGGTCCGCAGGCAGGTGAAACAACCGCGCATGCAGTTCAAGGTTCTGATAGACGCTGAGTTCGGCATAAAGCGAAAAGGCCTGGCTCATATAGCCGACCCGTTTGCGAAGTTCGGTATCCTGCCCGTCGACCGGTTTGCCAAAAAGCTCGGCCGTGCCTTCGGTTGCGGGCAAAAGCCCGGTCAGCATTTTCATGGTCGTGGTTTTGCCGCACCCGTTCGAGCCGAGAAACCCGAAAATCTCGCCTTTTTCAATCCGGAAGCTGACATTATCGACCGCGGTAAAATCGCCAAACCGCATCGTCAGACCGTCGGCGACGATGGCGGGAACATCGCCATGTATGGTGCGCGGCGGAATGACAAGGTCCTTGTGACCCTTGCGTTCTTCTTCTGGCAGCAGCCTTACAAACGCGGTTTCCAGATTATCGGCCCCGGTGCGTTCCAAAATCTCGCTTGCTGTGCCGCTTGCCAGTACCTTGCCGTCATTCATCGCAATCAGTTGGTCGAACCGTGCGGCTTCGTCCATATAGGCGGTGGCGACCAGAACGGTCATGTTGCTTTGGGTTTTGCGGATCTGCTCGATCAGTTCCCAGAACTGCCGCCGCGACAGGGGATCAACCCCGGTTGTCGGCTCGTCCAGTATCAATATTTCCGGATCATGGATCAGGGCACAGCAAAGGCCGAGTTTCTGTTTCATCCCGCCGGAAAGCTTGCCTGCTGCGCGCTCGGTAAAGGGTTCAAGCCCGGTCGCCTTGACCAGCCGTTCAATCCGGTCGCGGCGTTCGCGGGCTGATTGGCCAAACAAACGGCCAAAAAATTCAAGGTTCTCGCGGATCGTCAGATCCATGTATAAATTCTTACCAAGTCCCTGTGGCATGTAGGCGATTTTGGGCAGAACGCTGTTGCGGTGGCTTGTATCATCCATCGGTCCGCCCAGTGTATCGACCGTGCCGCGTTGCAATTTGCGCGCGCCCGATATCAGGGCCAAGGCGGTGGATTTACCCACCCCATCCGGCCCGATGAAGCCGATGGTCCGGCCTGTGGGGATATCCAGGCTGATATCGTCAAGCGCATGAACATGGCCGTATCTGTGGCTGACATGGTCCAGCCGTGCGGCAAGACTTGCGCCATTTACAGGATCGTTACTCATTCCTGAAGGCTCTGGTTCAGGGTTGCGTCATCGGGAACATTGGGGGTGAAGCGTTCCGGCCAGTTTTGATGATCGGCCAGCATGACATAGGCTTCGCCGGGCAGGCCGGTCTTGACCCGTTTGCGATGTTCTTCGAGCAATTCGCGTGCGATGCGGATTTTTACCCGGAACATCAGCTTGTCGCGTTCGCTTCTGGTTTCGACCTCGCGCGGGGTGAATTGTGCATCATCGGCGACAAACGAAACATGGGCCGGAATGACAAAGCCCGGCGCTGCATCCAGAACAATGCGTGCCTCATTGCCGACAAAGGCCAGACCAGCCTGCCGGGTAGGCAGAAAGATCGTCATGTAAACATCGGTCAGGTCCAGAACCGTCACCACCGGATCGCCGCCGGCCAAAACTTCGCCCGGTTCGGCAAGGCGATATTGCACCCGCCCGCCGCGCGGTGCCTTAAGCACGGAATCATTGATCTGTACCTGAATGCGCTCAAGTTCGGCCTGGGCGGCTTCGACATTACGTTCGCTGCTTGTCAGGCGCGATTTTGCCGCGGCAAGGGCGGCTTCGGCAACATCGCGATCCGATTTGCGCTGGTCGACCTGTTCGCGGGCGATATTGTTGTTCTTGACAAGCTCGTTGGCGCGTTCAAGCTGCCGTTCCGCAAAGGAAAGCTGGCTTTCCTTCTGAACGATATCAGCCTTGGCTTCGAAAATGCCCTGTTCTGCGCTGGCAACCTCGGCGCGGGCCTTGGCAAGGCTTGCCTGAAGTTCTTCGGTATCCATCCGGGCCAGAACCTGACCGGCTTGCACCAGATCGCCTTCATCGACCAGAACCTCGTCGACGCGACCGGCATATTTGGTTGCAACGCGGACTTCTTCGGCCTCGATCCGGCCATTTCCGCTGGCGATGAATTCGGGAAGGGTTTCCTGATTTTGCTGCCAGTAATAATAACCACCCCCGGCAATCGCGATGATCACGACAAGGATCGCCAAAGGCACGCGCAGTTTGCTCATTCCGCCCTCCAGAACAGGATTGCCGGGCTTCTGGCAGCGGATGTGCCACCGGCATACAGGGTTATCGCAAGCAGGTTACAGCTTTAACGCGATAAAGTCTGGAATGATCCTGACCTGAACGGCAAGCTAAATCTTTGATCTTACGCAATTTAGAAAAGTATCAAGAATGTGCCCGATGGTATTGTGAACCGCCGTTCTCAGATATCGATATCCGCCCAGATCAGATGGTGATCGGATGCTGCCTGATGCTTTTTGGTGAAGTCCGGATATGTTGTCCAGCGTGCCGGTCGTGATCCCGGCCAGATGCCTTTGCGATAAATGCCACCCTTGGTCACCCGGTCAAACAGGGCAGGCGAAAGCAGCAGATAATCGATTTTATCATCATCATTGCCAAGGCCATGCGTCCCGGTTCCCCGATCGCCATTTCCGGCATTAAACTCGAACTCGGTAAAATTCGGATGTGCCGAAACATCGCGAAGAGCGGTACCGTTCAGCAACGGGTCAAGCTCGGCACTGTCGGGAGTATCGTTAAGGTCGCCCAGAACCACGATATTCTCAAACCCCTCGGCGATCAGGCGATTGTAATAGGCCGCAACCGCCAGGGATTGCGCCAGTCGCTTGGCCTTGCTTGCCGGGTCATTGCCGCCATATTTGCTTTTGAAATGGTTGGGCAGGACCATGATCTGCGCACCCGATGGCGTGATGATTTCATATTCCGGGCAATCGCGGCTGAAAATCGGGGCACCGTCAGGTTTCAGGTCATCGACGTGGCTTCGCATTTCGCCAATCGGGTAACCTTCATGGGTGGCAAGCCCGACATCAATGCCGCGCCCGTCATTGCCATCAATGATCATCATGTGGCGATAGGGCACGGGCAAAACGCCCTTTTCGCGCATGAAATCCTGAAAGGCCAGCAGAACCGGGCGGCTTTCAATCTCGACCAGTGCCAGGACATCCGCCCCGACATCGCCGATCATACGCGCGGTGTTTAACATTGCGGCTTCGTCCACCGGCCCCATGCGAAGCTCGCACCAGCCGACCCAGTCATCGCGGCCATTGGCCTTGATAAAGGGCTGCTTTGGCGGGCGGGGGCGAGAAATCAACTGGCCGCGAATTTTGCGAATGCGGGTAAATTTTCCCTCGTCACTGCGCAACATGCCAAGCTGTGTAATCAGCGTTAACATGCGCGCCTTGTCGGCATCGCTGTAAACCGGTTTTTCAAACAGCTTGTTCAGCTCTGCATGGGCATCCAGCACATCGCGATGCGCTTCGGGGTCTTCATCGTTAAAGACTTTCGCCCGATCAAACAGGTTTTCGACGTTAAACGCAGCAATCCGCATGACGTCCCCCGATACTCGTTTCGCTGTGCCGTGGTGAAGGATGAAATTCTACCACAGGTATTATGCGGGCGTGGCGTCAATTATGAAGTGTCATGTTTGTGACGATACCGGCAGGGAGGTGTTATTCAGTCCCCAAATGGGGATGTTTTCAAATTCCGGCCCCGCGTAGGTTCCTGAATGTAACGGGCGATCCGTCGTGTGAAATGGCGTGAACGTGTTTTGCTTCATCGGGAAGGTTTTGCAATCGTGATCAATGTTAACCCCTTTAAACCGACTGTCGTGTTTGTCGATGATGACGAAAACATGCTGCGCGGCGTTACCCGGGCCCTGGGGCAGCGTTACAATGTGATTTCGTTCTCCGAACCTGCCGGGGCCCTTTCCTGGCTTCGGGAAAATCACCGGAAAGTTGATGTGATCCTGTCCGATCTGGCAATGCCGGGTTTTTCCGGTATGCGGTTGCTGCGTGAAATGGTCAGCGTTGCGGCGAATATTCCGCGTGTTCTTCTATCCGGGCATCTTGATAATTCTGCGATGAACAGGGCCATCAATACGGCTTTTGTGTCCTGCATTCTGTCGAAGCCCGCACCGATAGAGCTGATTCGCAAATCAATAGAGCAGGCGTTAAGTTCGCGGGCGATTGACCTTGCCGGGACTTCTGATTACGCCGGGGCTGGTAATGCGCGCGATCAAAAACAACGGTTATTCGGTTGTCTTTCAGCCGCGCATTGACGCAAAGACCGGATCGACTTGCGGGCTTGAAGTGCTGGTGCGTTTCCCGAACCTGCAGAAACGTTTCCTGCTTGAGGAAATCATTTTGGCCTGTGAAGGGCATCCGGCGATCAACCTGCTGACGACAGCGGTGATGAACGAAGTCCGTAAACAGGCCAGGGATATCCGGTCCCGGTTTGATTTTTCACCGACGGTTTCGATCAATTGTTCGCCCTATTCCATTCGCAATAACTGCTTCCTTGAGGAAATCCTTCATTTCAGAGGCGACATGCTGCTTTGTGACATCCGGATCGAAGTCGAAATCACGGAACATAGCGACATCGTCAAAGATCCGGCATTCCTTGCCAATGCCGCAAGGCTCAAAAATCGGGGTGTTGCGATTTACATCGATGATTTTGGCTCGGGAAGCAATTCGGTGGAGCTTCTGGAAACCGGTGTTTTCGCCGGTGTCAAGATTGATCGCGAATTCATCGCAACGGCAAACGGGGATTGCGTCAAATCATCGTTTGCCGAGTGGGTGGTTAAAGCGTCGCATGATCTGGGCCTCCGCGTTGTTGCCGAAGGCGTCGAAGACGCCGTTGTTGCACAAAGGAAGCAGGCGCTTGGCGTTGAGGAAATGCAGGGTTTCTTTTTTGCAAGGCCGGCAACGCTTGAAAAAACACCGACCGGTGCATTTGCAATGTGCTGAGAGCTATTTTGTCTGGGGCGTTGTAAGCCCGCTGCTCACATCTCCAGATCAAACACGATCAGTCCTGAAATTTCGCCATCGGCGGCTTTGACAAGCTCAGCGCCCAGCGCCTGATGTGCCGGATGCTCAAGATAGGCATCACGTGCCGCTTCATTGTCGAAATCGATGCAGAAGCCGTGCTTGAAACCCTGTTCCAGTTTTTCCGGGCTGACCGATATTCCGCCGTCAAAACCCCGCATTCCCGCGATCTGGTCGCCAAGGTCGGACAGGGCGTCAAACAGACTGTTAATCACGGCCTCGTCAATGCCGGGTTTGAATTTGATC is part of the Thalassospira lucentensis genome and harbors:
- a CDS encoding response regulator, with the protein product MINVNPFKPTVVFVDDDENMLRGVTRALGQRYNVISFSEPAGALSWLRENHRKVDVILSDLAMPGFSGMRLLREMVSVAANIPRVLLSGHLDNSAMNRAINTAFVSCILSKPAPIELIRKSIEQALSSRAIDLAGTSDYAGAGNARDQKQRLFGCLSAAH
- a CDS encoding SemiSWEET transporter, which encodes MIMSFETVLGLLAGSLTTIAFLPQVIRTWRTRSTADISLVMFLILCTGIALWLVYGLIRGDWPVIIANGFTLVLASTILFFKLRHG
- a CDS encoding HlyD family secretion protein — encoded protein: MSKLRVPLAILVVIIAIAGGGYYYWQQNQETLPEFIASGNGRIEAEEVRVATKYAGRVDEVLVDEGDLVQAGQVLARMDTEELQASLAKARAEVASAEQGIFEAKADIVQKESQLSFAERQLERANELVKNNNIAREQVDQRKSDRDVAEAALAAAKSRLTSSERNVEAAQAELERIQVQINDSVLKAPRGGRVQYRLAEPGEVLAGGDPVVTVLDLTDVYMTIFLPTRQAGLAFVGNEARIVLDAAPGFVIPAHVSFVADDAQFTPREVETRSERDKLMFRVKIRIARELLEEHRKRVKTGLPGEAYVMLADHQNWPERFTPNVPDDATLNQSLQE
- a CDS encoding ABC transporter permease; the encoded protein is MFGKRIENIYRLGIKELFSLRRDVVLLILICWAFSFAIYNAATGFSHDLKNASIAIADLDKSKLSRQIGDAFLQPFFKRPAEISEGDIDAAMDSGEYTFLLVIPPDFEKDLIAGHQPEIQLNIDATAMMQAGIGQGYVSNIIAQEIQTFMGGVSAYVAASHEPPTQLVTRYAYNENATSSWFTSAMEIINNITMLSIILSGAALIREREHGTIEHLLVMPLDPFEIMLAKVWANGLVILIASALSLFFVVELMLGVPIIGSKLLFLAGTMLYLFFATALGIFLATMTKSMPQFGLLFILVVLPMRMLSGGNTPLESMPETLQNIMQFVPSSHFVSFAQAILYRDAGIDVVWQEFLIVFVIAALFFAFSAMRFRKSIAAMR
- a CDS encoding N-formylglutamate amidohydrolase; this encodes MNQLPSDLTGSGPATVILPSRQTLPVVFASPHSGRHYPQELIEIARIDSFALRASEDAFVDQLFASAPKLGAPMLCATFPRAFVDVNRGALELDPRMFDGPLPSDADIHSMRALSGLGSIPRVVSGGIEIYKARLPVAEAMHRIDTYYHPYHSALRKLIDATRDQFGYCILIDCHSMPGDSVDSSKNRVDLVLGDCYGSSCHPSLTRFVEDRVRDLGFTPSHNDPYAGGFCTRHYGQPEDHVHSLQIELSRSLYMDEDTITPHRGFDTLREQMTHLISCFHDLDGNPF
- a CDS encoding sensor domain-containing diguanylate cyclase, coding for MLHLRRKESVQLTARFAAFFTLVLLALVPIWDGAFGNGFWQSQTVIMRFLVMGIAIAVLINRAVSSRWRRRAPYLPMLFLVIAATLLCGFSGLDPDASPKMLTAHSFLLLGIVVLVAIMPLTLVEAGIMVSPILVLLVFGAQGPVASGYVPVEMILSVLLPLAVMAASVQLYRTIVAAQEIAIDPLTGVYTRAFGMEMLRLNFETAYRKRSPLTVAFVDLDDFKKINDQFGHDYGDRILEEAGRNLAQRFRRADLVIRWGGEEFLVILPDLTLDRANDVMHRVMSPGLAALANGMTQQASYGLAERIEDAISQPHNLIDLADQRMYDAKKRHDREQIVADGLSGRKVAKPVSVKSSVRADGKIVNQTLN
- the rbbA gene encoding ribosome-associated ATPase/putative transporter RbbA encodes the protein MSNDPVNGASLAARLDHVSHRYGHVHALDDISLDIPTGRTIGFIGPDGVGKSTALALISGARKLQRGTVDTLGGPMDDTSHRNSVLPKIAYMPQGLGKNLYMDLTIRENLEFFGRLFGQSARERRDRIERLVKATGLEPFTERAAGKLSGGMKQKLGLCCALIHDPEILILDEPTTGVDPLSRRQFWELIEQIRKTQSNMTVLVATAYMDEAARFDQLIAMNDGKVLASGTASEILERTGADNLETAFVRLLPEEERKGHKDLVIPPRTIHGDVPAIVADGLTMRFGDFTAVDNVSFRIEKGEIFGFLGSNGCGKTTTMKMLTGLLPATEGTAELFGKPVDGQDTELRKRVGYMSQAFSLYAELSVYQNLELHARLFHLPADRIKPRIDELSERFGLTEYHDDLAESLPLGVRQRLSLAVAIIHSPEILILDEPTSGVDPVARDGFWQLLVELSRDQGVTIFISTHFMNEAERCDRISLMHAGKVLISDTPAEITQKRGCDTLEEAFISHLEEASGIDDNAPAPDASAMQGDGENGTTKWKPAKASFFSLRRLWAYSLRETMELIRDPIRLMFALLGTAILMPVFGYGITFDVENLTYAVLDRDRTETSRTYLENLAGSRYFSEQPPLNSNDELEQRLLSGDIALAIEIPPGFGRDLEAGRSPEVAATIDGTMPFRAETIHGYVEGIHSKYLNERSMRNTGLPVQTLPVSIETRYRYNQDFKSIYAMVPSVIALLLMFIPAVLMAVGVVREKELGSITNLYVTPVTRIEFLIGKQLPYVGLGLINFVLMVVMALFWFDVPMRGNPLTLVVGAFLFVIATTGLGLLISSFTQTQIAALFGTAIATMVPSVMFSGMMQPISSLDGAPAVLSTIMPTSHFMSISVGVFTKALGFAELYPQILTLVIFFPALTALSMLLLKKQEA
- a CDS encoding N-acetyltransferase family protein, which translates into the protein MPNGDASLEDLVIRDAEPEDFGRITEIYGHHVLHGLASFEERAPEIAELTSRWQHVRERGLPYLVAEIDGRVEGFAYAGAYRPRPAYRFTVEDTIYIAPDVVGKGAGRALLSQLIRRCTALGYRQMVAVIGDSANVASIGLHARLGFRVAGTLQSAGFKLGRWVDSVIMQRGLGDGDGNFPEHDPGREK
- a CDS encoding endonuclease/exonuclease/phosphatase family protein, with amino-acid sequence MRIAAFNVENLFDRAKVFNDEDPEAHRDVLDAHAELNKLFEKPVYSDADKARMLTLITQLGMLRSDEGKFTRIRKIRGQLISRPRPPKQPFIKANGRDDWVGWCELRMGPVDEAAMLNTARMIGDVGADVLALVEIESRPVLLAFQDFMREKGVLPVPYRHMMIIDGNDGRGIDVGLATHEGYPIGEMRSHVDDLKPDGAPIFSRDCPEYEIITPSGAQIMVLPNHFKSKYGGNDPASKAKRLAQSLAVAAYYNRLIAEGFENIVVLGDLNDTPDSAELDPLLNGTALRDVSAHPNFTEFEFNAGNGDRGTGTHGLGNDDDKIDYLLLSPALFDRVTKGGIYRKGIWPGSRPARWTTYPDFTKKHQAASDHHLIWADIDI